From Variovorax sp. PMC12, the proteins below share one genomic window:
- the gspM gene encoding type II secretion system protein GspM: protein MNFSEQLKARWATLETRERRMVAVAVTLVALALLWWIALAPALRTLAAAPAEHAQLDAQLQQMATLQNRAKALQSQPRLNRDDAMRALETSVREGLGNGNAQLMTTGGDGAATVTLRSVPANTVAQWLAQARGNAHAVPREAHLTRAPVASAPTPTPSAGNKDASSAPQVRWDGTVVMALPAAR, encoded by the coding sequence ATGAACTTCAGCGAACAGCTCAAGGCCCGCTGGGCCACTCTTGAAACGCGCGAGCGGCGCATGGTCGCGGTCGCCGTCACGCTCGTGGCGCTGGCCCTGCTCTGGTGGATCGCGCTGGCGCCCGCCCTGCGCACGCTGGCCGCGGCGCCGGCCGAACACGCGCAGCTCGACGCCCAGCTGCAGCAGATGGCAACGCTGCAGAACCGCGCGAAGGCGCTGCAGTCGCAGCCGCGGCTGAACCGCGACGACGCGATGCGCGCCCTCGAAACATCCGTGCGCGAAGGCCTGGGCAACGGCAACGCCCAGCTCATGACGACCGGCGGCGACGGCGCCGCCACCGTCACGCTGCGGTCGGTGCCCGCTAACACTGTCGCCCAGTGGCTCGCGCAGGCACGCGGCAACGCGCATGCAGTGCCGCGCGAGGCGCACCTGACCCGCGCCCCCGTCGCCTCCGCACCCACGCCCACGCCCTCAGCCGGCAACAAGGACGCTTCGTCCGCGCCGCAGGTCCGCTGGGACGGCACCGTCGTCATGGCGCTGCCCGCAGCACGATGA
- the gspN gene encoding type II secretion system protein N encodes MVTRPPSSGPAPRRGWRWALLGIAIGVVLTVLMFAPARWLSAALSDWSQGRLVLANPRGTVWNGTAAVVFASGAGGAEAVSLPGLLHWRMRPGWGGISASLDLPCCAAQPLQLRASPRAGGVQLEWQDSRSRWPASMLTGLGAPWNTLKLDGALDLTTKAFAMQWDGPALRIAGQATLDATDVSSSLSTLRPMGSYRLTLEGGNRPTLLLSTREGSLELNGSGSWNGTTFRFNGEANAAPGREDALSNLLNIIGRRDNARSIITLG; translated from the coding sequence ATGGTGACCCGGCCTCCCTCCTCCGGTCCCGCGCCGCGCCGCGGCTGGCGCTGGGCGCTGCTCGGCATCGCGATCGGCGTGGTGCTGACGGTGCTGATGTTCGCGCCGGCGCGCTGGCTGTCGGCGGCGCTGTCGGACTGGAGCCAGGGCCGGCTGGTGCTGGCCAACCCGCGCGGCACCGTCTGGAACGGCACGGCCGCCGTGGTGTTCGCCAGCGGTGCCGGCGGCGCCGAGGCGGTGTCGCTGCCCGGCCTGCTGCACTGGCGCATGCGTCCGGGCTGGGGCGGCATCTCCGCCAGCCTCGACCTGCCCTGCTGCGCGGCCCAGCCGCTGCAGCTGCGCGCCAGCCCGCGCGCCGGCGGCGTGCAGCTCGAATGGCAGGACAGCCGCTCGCGCTGGCCCGCCAGCATGCTCACCGGCCTGGGCGCGCCCTGGAACACGCTCAAGCTCGACGGCGCGCTCGACCTCACCACCAAGGCCTTCGCGATGCAATGGGACGGCCCCGCGCTGCGCATCGCGGGCCAGGCCACGCTCGACGCCACCGACGTTTCCTCCAGCCTGTCGACCTTGCGTCCGATGGGCAGCTACCGGCTCACGCTCGAAGGCGGCAACCGCCCCACGCTGCTGCTCAGCACGCGCGAAGGCAGCCTCGAACTGAACGGCAGCGGCAGCTGGAACGGCACCACCTTCCGCTTCAACGGCGAAGCCAATGCCGCGCCCGGCCGCGAAGACGCACTTTCCAATTTGTTGAACATCATCGGACGGCGCGACAACGCGCGTTCGATCATCACCCTGGGTTGA
- the gspD gene encoding type II secretion system secretin GspD produces the protein MMKPLFSTGTVALAVRVLIAATFLQAAPAAFAQAGDAPRRGEPITLNFANADIEAVARTMAVVTGRDVVVDPRVKGTMNLVTDRAIQPAAAFNQFASALRLQGFAVVEADGLYKVVPEADAKLQSSAVNTSIGAVSSSGSNQIVTQIFRLNYESPNSLLPVLRPLIPPNNTINVNPGNNSLVITDYADNMRRLARIIASLDVPNASDVEVIQLKHSVATDMVPLLTRLVDGSGSGAPGAAAAPGAADASFRTTLLADPRSNALILRAANPARVQLVRTLVEKLDRPAAESSNGAAGNIYVVYLKNADAVRLAATLRAAMAANQQSGTPGQPGATGGSSVPQQSAPQAMQVNLNSGGGQNGSSPAASAPLNNANQPSTGGQIQADPSTNSLIITAPEPQYRQMRAVIDRLDGRRAQVMIEALIVEVGDTAAAKFGVQWQSALGNNAVLGTNSSVAGANLLTLTQALATKNPANLNLTSGLNLGIAGKIGGQYILGAIASFFDSDKDSNVLSKPNLLTLDNEEAKIVIGQNVPFVTGQYASTSGSVGVNPFTTVERKDVGLTLRVRPTINENGTVKLTIFQETSTVDPNTVNNPNGPTTSKRSIESSVLVEDGGLVMLGGLLSDTYNNTVEKVPVAGDIPVLGNLFKSQARTREKLNLMMFLRPAVMRDAVSTEAFAYDRYDEIRGMQQRSQPDTSNVMLRGVDGANVLPELAPPARAAEPPRRVESRIEGTQLIPPPRPAADNRRLAPSPLRGTLPPTADPATARELP, from the coding sequence ATGATGAAGCCACTGTTTTCGACCGGCACCGTCGCGCTCGCCGTGCGCGTGCTGATCGCGGCCACGTTCCTGCAGGCCGCGCCCGCGGCCTTCGCGCAGGCGGGCGACGCGCCGCGCCGCGGCGAGCCGATCACGCTCAACTTCGCCAATGCCGACATCGAGGCCGTGGCCCGCACCATGGCCGTGGTCACGGGCCGCGACGTGGTGGTCGATCCGCGCGTCAAGGGCACCATGAACCTCGTCACCGACCGCGCCATCCAGCCGGCGGCTGCGTTCAACCAGTTCGCCTCGGCGCTGCGCCTGCAGGGCTTCGCGGTGGTGGAGGCCGACGGCCTCTACAAGGTGGTGCCCGAGGCCGACGCCAAGCTTCAGAGCAGCGCCGTCAACACCTCCATCGGCGCCGTCTCGTCCAGCGGCAGCAACCAGATCGTCACGCAGATCTTCCGGCTCAACTACGAGTCGCCGAACAGCCTGCTGCCGGTGCTGCGCCCGCTGATACCGCCGAACAACACCATCAACGTGAATCCGGGCAACAACTCGCTCGTGATCACCGACTACGCCGACAACATGCGCCGGCTGGCCCGCATCATCGCGTCGCTCGACGTGCCCAACGCGTCCGACGTCGAGGTCATCCAGCTCAAGCACTCGGTCGCCACCGACATGGTGCCGCTGCTCACGCGGCTGGTCGACGGCAGCGGCTCGGGCGCACCGGGCGCGGCCGCCGCCCCGGGTGCCGCCGATGCATCGTTCCGCACCACGCTGCTGGCCGATCCGCGCAGCAATGCGCTGATCCTGCGCGCAGCCAACCCGGCGCGCGTGCAGCTGGTGCGCACGCTGGTCGAGAAGCTCGACCGGCCCGCCGCCGAAAGCAGCAACGGCGCGGCCGGCAACATCTACGTGGTCTATCTGAAGAACGCCGATGCGGTGCGCCTCGCGGCCACGCTGCGCGCGGCCATGGCCGCCAACCAGCAGTCCGGCACCCCGGGTCAGCCCGGCGCGACGGGCGGCAGCTCGGTGCCGCAGCAGAGCGCGCCGCAGGCCATGCAGGTGAACCTGAACAGCGGCGGCGGCCAGAACGGCAGCTCGCCCGCCGCCAGCGCACCGCTCAACAACGCCAACCAGCCCTCGACCGGCGGCCAGATCCAGGCCGATCCGTCGACCAATTCGCTCATCATCACCGCGCCCGAGCCGCAGTACCGCCAGATGCGCGCCGTGATCGACCGGCTCGACGGCCGCCGCGCGCAGGTCATGATCGAGGCGCTGATCGTCGAAGTGGGCGACACCGCCGCCGCGAAGTTCGGCGTGCAGTGGCAGAGCGCGCTGGGCAACAACGCCGTGCTCGGCACCAACTCGTCGGTGGCGGGTGCCAACCTGCTGACGCTGACGCAGGCGCTGGCCACCAAGAACCCGGCCAACCTCAACCTGACCTCGGGGCTGAACCTGGGCATTGCCGGCAAGATCGGCGGCCAGTACATCCTGGGCGCGATTGCCAGCTTCTTCGACAGCGACAAGGACTCCAACGTGCTGTCCAAGCCCAACCTGCTGACGCTGGACAACGAAGAGGCCAAGATCGTGATCGGCCAGAACGTGCCCTTCGTCACCGGCCAGTACGCGAGCACCTCGGGCTCCGTGGGCGTCAACCCGTTCACCACCGTCGAGCGCAAGGACGTCGGCCTGACGCTGCGCGTGCGCCCGACCATCAACGAGAACGGCACGGTGAAGCTGACGATCTTCCAGGAGACCTCCACGGTCGACCCGAACACCGTCAACAACCCGAACGGCCCCACCACCAGCAAGCGCTCGATCGAATCGAGCGTGCTGGTGGAAGACGGCGGCCTCGTCATGCTCGGCGGCCTGCTGTCGGACACCTACAACAACACGGTCGAGAAGGTGCCGGTGGCCGGCGACATTCCCGTGCTCGGCAACCTGTTCAAGAGCCAGGCGCGCACGCGCGAGAAGCTCAACCTCATGATGTTCCTGCGCCCGGCGGTGATGCGCGATGCCGTTTCCACCGAGGCCTTCGCCTACGACCGCTACGACGAGATCCGCGGCATGCAGCAGCGCTCGCAGCCCGACACCTCCAACGTGATGCTGCGCGGCGTCGACGGCGCGAACGTGCTGCCCGAGCTTGCCCCGCCGGCGCGCGCGGCGGAGCCGCCCCGGCGCGTCGAGTCGCGCATCGAAGGCACCCAGCTCATTCCGCCGCCGCGCCCGGCTGCGGACAACCGCCGGCTGGCTCCGAGCCCGCTGCGCGGCACGCTGCCGCCCACGGCCGACCCCGCCACGGCGCGCGAACTGCCCTGA
- a CDS encoding GspE/PulE family protein, producing MRYPLPYAFARSQQLLLEETDDGSYTLWMSSHPARSAVGEVSRKYGVRTFEVLADGPLAQRISAAYAQGESSAAAVVSEVQNEADLSRMMQELPAVEDLLASAGDAPIIRMLNALLTQAARDGASDIHIEPYERTSSVRFRIDGTLREVVQPNRALHAALISRLKIMADLDISEKRLPQDGRISLRIGTRAVDVRVSTLPSAHGERAVLRLLDKSESKLTLESVGMQGDTLERFEKLIAQPHGIILVTGPTGSGKTTTLYAALARLDASRSNIMTVEDPIEYELPGVGQTQINAKIELTFAKALRAILRQDPDVIMIGEIRDFETAQIAIQASLTGHLVLATLHTNDSVSAVTRLTDMGVEPFLLSSSLLGVLAQRLVRKVCTACAGAGCEVCGQTGYQGRTGIFELLVADETVQGLIHGKAAESELLQAGARGGLRLMREDGERLVQAGITSRAELLRVTRD from the coding sequence ATGCGCTATCCCCTGCCCTACGCGTTCGCACGCAGCCAGCAACTCCTGCTCGAGGAGACCGACGACGGCAGCTACACGCTGTGGATGTCGAGCCATCCGGCGCGCAGCGCGGTCGGCGAGGTCTCGCGCAAGTACGGCGTGCGGACCTTCGAGGTGCTGGCCGACGGCCCGCTGGCGCAGCGCATCAGCGCGGCCTATGCGCAGGGCGAGTCGAGCGCGGCCGCGGTGGTGAGCGAGGTGCAGAACGAAGCCGACCTCTCCCGCATGATGCAGGAGCTGCCCGCGGTCGAAGACCTGCTGGCCAGCGCCGGCGACGCGCCCATCATCCGCATGCTGAACGCGCTGCTCACGCAGGCCGCGCGCGACGGCGCCAGCGACATCCACATCGAGCCCTACGAGCGCACGTCGTCCGTGCGCTTTCGCATCGACGGCACGCTGCGCGAGGTGGTGCAGCCCAACCGCGCGCTGCACGCCGCGCTGATCTCGCGCCTGAAGATCATGGCCGACCTCGACATCTCCGAGAAGCGGCTGCCGCAGGACGGGCGCATCAGCTTGCGCATCGGCACGCGCGCGGTCGACGTGCGGGTGTCGACGCTGCCCAGCGCCCACGGCGAACGCGCCGTGCTGCGCCTGCTGGACAAGAGCGAATCGAAGCTCACGCTCGAGTCGGTGGGCATGCAGGGCGACACGCTGGAGCGCTTTGAGAAGCTCATCGCGCAGCCGCACGGCATCATCCTGGTGACCGGGCCCACGGGCTCGGGCAAGACCACCACGCTGTACGCCGCGCTGGCCCGGCTGGACGCGAGCCGCAGCAACATCATGACGGTGGAAGACCCCATCGAATACGAGCTGCCGGGCGTGGGCCAGACGCAGATCAACGCCAAGATCGAACTCACCTTCGCGAAGGCCCTGCGCGCCATCCTGCGGCAGGACCCCGACGTGATCATGATCGGCGAAATCCGCGACTTCGAGACCGCGCAGATCGCCATCCAGGCTTCGCTCACGGGCCACCTGGTGCTGGCCACGCTGCACACGAATGATTCCGTCAGCGCCGTCACGCGCCTGACCGACATGGGCGTGGAGCCCTTCCTGCTGAGTTCGTCGCTGCTGGGCGTGCTCGCGCAGCGCCTCGTTCGCAAGGTGTGCACGGCATGCGCCGGCGCCGGCTGCGAGGTCTGCGGCCAGACCGGCTACCAGGGCCGCACCGGCATCTTCGAGCTGCTGGTGGCGGACGAGACCGTGCAAGGGCTGATCCACGGCAAGGCCGCCGAAAGCGAACTGCTGCAGGCCGGCGCGCGCGGCGGACTGCGCCTGATGCGCGAAGACGGCGAGCGGCTGGTGCAGGCCGGCATCACATCGCGCGCCGAACTGCTGCGCGTCACGCGCGACTGA
- the gspF gene encoding type II secretion system inner membrane protein GspF, with amino-acid sequence MPAYSFEAIDASGQSREGVLEADTARSARSLLRAQALIPLSVKPVGSDHVNGTGQRSGMSRWLGGGKRVFNSTGLAVWTRQLAGLVSSGLPLERALTALTDEAESEPQRNLVASLRAEVNAGSPFARALSAHSREFSPIYTAVIGAGEQSGNLGLVLDRLADDLEERQALQQKLIGAALYPAIVTLVAIVIVIFLVSYVVPQVAQVFAGTKRSLPFLTTVMLSLSAGVRNYGWWMLGAVVLGAVGMRMALAQEAFRLKFDAAWLRLPLVGKLARGYNAARFASTLAMLATAGVPILRALQAASETLGNRAMRADALDALVLVREGAPLASALAQKKRFPGLVSMFARLGEQTGTLPLMLQRAANQLGAEVQRRAMHLATILEPLLIVAMGGVVMLIVLAVMLPIIQLNQFVK; translated from the coding sequence ATGCCCGCCTATTCCTTCGAAGCCATCGATGCCAGCGGCCAGTCGCGCGAAGGCGTGCTGGAAGCCGACACCGCCCGCAGCGCGCGCAGCCTGCTGCGGGCGCAGGCGCTCATTCCGCTGTCGGTCAAGCCGGTCGGCAGCGACCACGTCAACGGCACCGGCCAGCGCAGCGGCATGTCGCGCTGGCTCGGCGGCGGCAAGCGGGTCTTCAACTCCACCGGCCTCGCCGTGTGGACGCGCCAGCTCGCGGGCCTCGTGTCGTCCGGCCTGCCGCTGGAACGCGCGCTCACCGCGCTCACCGATGAAGCCGAATCGGAGCCGCAACGCAACCTCGTCGCCTCGCTGCGCGCGGAAGTCAACGCGGGCTCGCCGTTCGCGCGGGCGCTGTCGGCGCACTCGCGCGAGTTCTCGCCCATCTACACGGCGGTGATCGGCGCCGGCGAGCAAAGCGGCAACCTCGGCCTGGTGCTCGACCGGTTGGCCGACGACCTCGAGGAGCGCCAGGCGCTGCAGCAGAAGCTGATCGGCGCGGCGCTGTACCCGGCCATCGTCACGCTGGTGGCGATCGTGATCGTGATCTTCCTCGTGAGCTACGTGGTGCCGCAGGTGGCGCAGGTGTTCGCGGGCACCAAGCGCTCGCTGCCGTTCCTCACCACGGTGATGCTGTCGCTGAGCGCGGGCGTGCGCAACTACGGCTGGTGGATGCTCGGTGCCGTCGTGCTGGGTGCCGTCGGCATGCGGATGGCGCTGGCGCAGGAAGCCTTCCGCCTCAAGTTCGACGCGGCCTGGCTCAGGCTGCCGCTGGTGGGCAAGCTCGCGCGCGGCTACAACGCGGCGCGCTTCGCGAGCACGCTCGCCATGCTGGCCACGGCCGGCGTGCCCATTCTTCGTGCGCTGCAAGCCGCTTCCGAAACGCTGGGCAACCGCGCGATGCGCGCCGACGCGCTCGACGCGCTGGTGCTGGTGCGCGAAGGCGCGCCGCTGGCCTCGGCGCTGGCGCAGAAAAAGCGCTTTCCGGGCCTCGTGTCGATGTTCGCGCGCCTGGGCGAGCAGACCGGCACGCTGCCGCTGATGCTGCAGCGCGCGGCCAACCAGCTCGGCGCCGAAGTGCAGCGCCGCGCGATGCACCTGGCCACCATCCTCGAGCCGCTCCTGATCGTGGCGATGGGCGGCGTGGTCATGCTGATCGTGCTCGCGGTGATGCTGCCGATCATCCAGCTGAACCAGTTCGTCAAGTGA
- a CDS encoding 5'-nucleotidase yields MPVTLEDKLVVAISSRALFNLEEENTIFESGDNEGYMKLQLDRIDVPAAPGIAYSLIRKLLRFNDDGVQRVEVVILSRNDPVSGMRIFRSSAAADIKLQRGVFTQGRPPFGYLRPLRAHLFLSVNAQDVREALNAGFPAARVLVESVKASDAWPNEVRIAFDGDAVLFSDEAERVFQAEGLDAFQAHELSKADLPLPEGPFKPLLMALHRLQMAGNAQMRIRTALVTARSAPAHERAIRTLMKWNIRVDEAMFLGGLPKGEFLREFEPDFFFDDQTGHVDAASRHVPAGHVSSGISNEP; encoded by the coding sequence ATGCCCGTAACCCTCGAAGACAAGCTCGTGGTCGCGATCTCCTCGCGCGCCCTGTTCAACCTCGAAGAAGAAAACACGATCTTCGAGTCGGGGGACAACGAGGGCTACATGAAGCTGCAGCTCGACCGCATCGACGTGCCGGCCGCGCCCGGTATCGCGTATTCGCTGATCCGCAAGCTGCTGCGCTTCAACGACGACGGCGTGCAGCGCGTGGAGGTGGTGATCCTCTCGCGCAACGACCCGGTGTCGGGCATGCGCATCTTCAGGTCGAGCGCGGCCGCCGACATCAAGCTGCAGCGCGGCGTGTTCACGCAGGGCCGCCCGCCCTTCGGCTACCTGCGCCCGCTGCGCGCCCACCTGTTCCTGTCGGTCAACGCGCAGGACGTGCGCGAGGCGCTCAATGCCGGCTTTCCGGCCGCGCGCGTGCTGGTCGAATCGGTGAAAGCCAGCGACGCCTGGCCGAACGAAGTGCGCATTGCCTTCGACGGCGACGCCGTGCTGTTCTCCGACGAGGCCGAGCGCGTGTTCCAGGCCGAGGGCCTCGACGCCTTCCAGGCACACGAACTCAGCAAGGCCGACCTGCCGCTGCCCGAAGGCCCGTTCAAGCCGCTGCTGATGGCGCTGCACCGGCTGCAGATGGCCGGCAATGCGCAGATGCGCATCCGTACCGCACTGGTCACCGCACGCAGCGCCCCGGCGCACGAGCGCGCCATCCGCACGCTGATGAAGTGGAACATCCGCGTCGACGAGGCCATGTTCCTCGGCGGCCTGCCCAAGGGCGAGTTCCTGCGCGAGTTCGAGCCCGACTTCTTCTTCGACGACCAGACGGGGCACGTCGACGCGGCCTCGCGACATGTGCCTGCCGGGCACGTGAGCAGCGGCATCAGCAACGAGCCCTGA
- a CDS encoding 8-oxoguanine deaminase, with amino-acid sequence MLILRHADILVTMDTERREIADGAVVCDGPAIAWTGPTADLPIAYHEALRDGRAEAIDMRGHVVMPGLVNTHHHMYQSLTRAVPEAQDAELFGWLTNLYLLWARITPEMIRVSTQTAMAELMLSGCTTTSDHLYLFPNGSRLDDSIEAADAMGMRFHAARGSMSVGRSAGGLPPDEVVETEEAILRDSERLIGRWHDASRHSMRRIVLAPCSPFSVSRDLMRLSAELARERGVSLHTHLAENDNDVAYSREKFGMTPAEYAEDLGWVGRDVWHAHCVKLDEAGIALFGRTGTGVAHCPCSNMRLASGIAPIGAMRRAGVPVGLGVDGSASNDGAHMLGEARQAMLLQRVGYGPAAMTAREALEIATLGGARVLGRDDIGAIAPGMSADIVAFDMRGVAHAGAGHDPVAALVFCTPASVSLSVIGGMVRVRGGEFTGIELAPLLARHRDLARTLYEAARHPHTA; translated from the coding sequence ATGCTGATCCTCCGACACGCCGACATCCTGGTCACCATGGACACCGAGCGGCGCGAAATCGCCGACGGCGCCGTGGTGTGCGACGGCCCCGCCATAGCCTGGACGGGTCCCACCGCCGACTTGCCCATCGCGTATCACGAGGCCCTGCGCGACGGCCGCGCCGAGGCCATCGACATGCGCGGCCACGTGGTGATGCCGGGCCTGGTCAACACGCACCATCACATGTACCAGAGCCTCACGCGCGCCGTGCCCGAGGCGCAGGACGCCGAGCTGTTCGGCTGGCTCACCAACCTGTACCTGCTGTGGGCGCGCATCACGCCCGAGATGATCCGCGTGTCGACGCAGACCGCGATGGCCGAGCTGATGCTCTCTGGCTGCACCACCACCAGCGACCATCTCTACCTGTTCCCCAACGGCTCGCGGCTCGACGATTCGATCGAGGCGGCCGACGCCATGGGCATGCGCTTCCACGCGGCGCGCGGCAGCATGAGCGTGGGCCGCAGCGCCGGCGGCCTTCCGCCCGACGAGGTGGTCGAGACCGAGGAAGCCATCCTGCGCGACAGCGAACGCCTCATCGGCCGCTGGCACGACGCCTCGCGCCATTCGATGCGCCGCATCGTGCTGGCGCCCTGCTCGCCGTTCTCGGTGTCGCGCGACCTGATGCGCCTGTCGGCGGAGCTGGCACGCGAGCGCGGCGTGTCGCTGCACACGCATCTGGCCGAGAACGACAACGACGTCGCCTACTCGCGCGAGAAGTTCGGCATGACACCGGCCGAGTACGCCGAAGACCTGGGCTGGGTCGGCCGAGACGTGTGGCATGCGCACTGCGTGAAGCTGGACGAGGCAGGCATCGCGCTGTTCGGCCGCACCGGCACCGGCGTGGCGCACTGCCCCTGCTCCAATATGCGGCTGGCCTCTGGCATCGCGCCCATCGGCGCCATGCGGCGCGCGGGCGTGCCCGTGGGCCTGGGCGTGGACGGCAGCGCGTCGAACGACGGCGCGCACATGCTGGGCGAGGCGCGCCAGGCCATGCTGCTGCAGCGCGTGGGTTACGGCCCGGCGGCGATGACGGCGCGCGAGGCGCTCGAGATCGCCACGCTGGGCGGCGCGCGTGTGCTGGGGCGCGACGACATCGGTGCGATCGCGCCCGGCATGTCGGCGGACATCGTGGCCTTCGACATGCGCGGCGTCGCGCATGCGGGTGCCGGACACGACCCGGTGGCGGCGCTGGTGTTCTGCACGCCGGCATCGGTGTCGCTGAGCGTGATCGGCGGCATGGTCCGCGTCCGCGGCGGCGAATTCACCGGGATCGAACTGGCACCGCTGCTGGCAAGGCACCGCGACCTCGCACGCACGCTGTACGAAGCCGCGCGTCACCCGCACACCGCCTGA
- a CDS encoding c-type cytochrome, giving the protein MRRTVWVVLALIVLLALVSGVLVAMNLRGEDALPAQAESFNATPQLVERGRYLALAGNCAGCHTTRGGRPYAGGLPIETPFGTIYSSNLTPDAQTGIGGWSSAHFWRAMHNGRSKDGRLLYPAFPYPNFTKVTREDSDAIYAYLRSLAPASEQNREHRLRFPYDTQAALVVWRALSFKPEPFVANAGKPAEWNRGAYLVDGLGHCIACHGSRNSLGATETKRGLSGGLIAVENWYAPSLTDPHEAGVADWPSADVVALLKTGVAPRGSVMGPMADVVFRSTQYLSDADLGAMASYLKDLPDTAATPAASAGPRAPIRHDAGTMARGAKIYDQRCAYCHGDQGQGAIGAYPPLAGNRAVNMARPTNLMQVIAHGGFLPTTAGNPRPYGMPPFGQTLDAAEVAAVLTYIRGSWGNDSAPVTQLDTMRR; this is encoded by the coding sequence CTGCGGCGCACCGTGTGGGTGGTGCTGGCGCTGATCGTGCTGCTGGCGCTGGTCTCCGGCGTCCTGGTGGCGATGAACCTGCGCGGCGAGGACGCGCTGCCCGCGCAGGCCGAGAGCTTCAACGCCACGCCGCAGCTGGTCGAGCGCGGCCGCTACCTCGCATTGGCCGGCAATTGCGCGGGCTGCCACACCACGCGCGGCGGCCGGCCCTATGCGGGCGGCCTGCCCATCGAGACGCCTTTCGGCACCATCTATTCGAGCAACCTGACGCCCGATGCGCAGACCGGCATCGGCGGCTGGAGCAGTGCGCATTTCTGGCGCGCGATGCACAACGGGCGCAGCAAGGACGGGCGCCTGCTGTACCCGGCATTTCCGTATCCGAACTTCACCAAGGTGACGCGCGAGGATTCGGACGCCATCTACGCCTACCTGCGCAGCCTGGCGCCGGCGTCGGAGCAGAACCGCGAGCACCGGCTGCGCTTTCCGTACGACACGCAGGCCGCGCTGGTCGTGTGGCGTGCGCTCTCTTTCAAGCCCGAGCCCTTCGTCGCCAATGCGGGCAAGCCGGCCGAGTGGAACCGCGGCGCCTACCTGGTCGACGGGCTGGGCCATTGCATCGCCTGCCACGGCAGCCGCAATTCGCTGGGCGCCACCGAAACCAAGCGTGGCCTGTCGGGCGGGCTGATCGCGGTGGAAAACTGGTACGCCCCGTCGCTCACCGATCCGCACGAAGCCGGCGTGGCCGACTGGCCGAGCGCCGACGTCGTCGCGCTGCTCAAGACCGGTGTCGCGCCGCGCGGCTCGGTCATGGGCCCGATGGCCGACGTGGTGTTCCGCAGCACGCAATACCTGAGCGATGCGGACCTGGGCGCAATGGCCAGTTACCTGAAAGACCTGCCCGACACGGCCGCCACGCCGGCCGCGTCCGCAGGCCCCAGGGCGCCCATCCGCCATGATGCCGGCACGATGGCGCGCGGCGCGAAGATCTACGACCAGCGTTGCGCCTACTGCCACGGCGACCAGGGCCAGGGTGCCATCGGCGCCTACCCGCCGCTTGCGGGCAACCGCGCCGTGAACATGGCGCGGCCGACCAACCTGATGCAGGTCATTGCGCACGGCGGCTTCCTGCCCACCACGGCGGGCAACCCGCGCCCCTACGGCATGCCGCCGTTCGGCCAGACGCTCGATGCCGCCGAAGTGGCGGCGGTGCTCACCTACATCCGTGGTTCATGGGGCAACGACAGCGCCCCCGTCACGCAGCTCGACACGATGCGGCGCTGA